The following are encoded together in the Gasterosteus aculeatus chromosome 7, fGasAcu3.hap1.1, whole genome shotgun sequence genome:
- the fgfr4 gene encoding fibroblast growth factor receptor 4 encodes MERICTFCVLLLCLMDGVLSRAINQARTKDLRVSRPLIVPGYPENITGVVGGQAKLACKIHRPASTKVQWLKAEVSLEGPPRLSALTVLQSNGSKVNTLHLSNISLEDAGEYICMAESTHEGQMVQAMQSAWLEVLHGTIISRTVEPTVADIPSGAIDDRSEDTSEHLLLEPGNVLKLRCDPSARPGMAVHWYKEASRVLPTPRIQIRGAVMEIADVTYEDSGLYVCVLRGTKEPVRNFTITVADSLGSGDDDEDNGLDDSSAEIENDQVYFSGGPYWTHTQRMEKKLYAVPAGNTVKLRCPAMGSPMPSIRWLKNGREFRGEHRIGGIKLRHQHWSLVMESVVPSDRGNYTCLVENKYGSITHSYVLDVLERSPHRPILQAGLPANITAVVGSDVQFLCKVYSDAQPHIQWLKHIAVNGSLYGSDGAPFVRVLKTGSLNMSEVEVLYLSKVAMEDAGEYTCLAGNSIGFAYQSAWLTVLSEEETVDSIETMETKYTDIIIYACGFLALIMAIVIVVLCRMQVQPRREPFDALPVQKLSKFPLRRQYSVESNSSGKSSASLMRVARLSSSCSPMLAGVMEFELPYDPDWEFPRENLTLGKPLGEGCFGQVVRADAYGINKDSPDPASTVAVKMLKDDATDKDLADLISEMELMKVMDKHKNIINLLGVCTQDGPLYVLVEYASKGSLREYLRARRPPGTDYTFDMTKVPEEQLTFKDLLSCAYQVARGMEYLASKRCIHRDLAARNVLVTEDNVMKIADFGLARGVHQIDYYKKTTNGRLPVKWMAPEALFDRVYTHQSDVWSFGVLMWEIFTLGGSPYPGIPVEELFKLLKEGHRMDKPSNCTHELYMMMRECWHAVPTQRPTFKQLVEELDKVLLSISDEYLDLSTPFEQYSPSCEDTSSSCSSDNDSVFTHDALSTDPCLLGYKD; translated from the exons ATGGAGAGGATCTGCACGTTCTGCGttctcctgctgtgtttgaTGGACGGAGTCTTGTCCAGGGCCATCAACCAAGCGAGGACTAAAG ATCTTCGGGTATCCAGGCCTCTGATTGTGCCAGGTTACCCAGAAAACATCACGGGGGTAGTAGGTGGTCAGGCAAAGCTGGCGTGTAAAATCCACCGGCCGGCGTCCACCAAGGTGCAGTGGCTGAAGGCTGAGGTTAGCCTGGAAGGACCGCCTCGCCTCAGCGCCCTGACG GTCCTACAGAGCAACGGGTCTAAGGTGAACACTTTGCATCTGTCCAACATCAGTCTGGAGGATGCAGGGGAGTACATCTGCATGGCCGAGAGCACCCACGAAGGACAGATGGTTCAGGCCATGCAGTCGGCGTGGCTGGAGGTCCTGCACG GTACTATCATTTCTCGAACTGTGGAGCCGACTGTTGCAGACATCCCATCAG GCGCTATTGACGACCGCAGCGAGGACACCTCAGAGCATCTCCTGCTGGAGCCGGGCAACGTCCTGAAATTGCGCTGCGACCCGAGCGCCCGGCCCGGCATGGCGGTGCACTGGTACAAGGAGGCGAGCCGGGTTCTGCCCACACCCCGCATCCAGATCCGCGGAGCCGTCATGGAGATTGCAGACGTGACATACGAGGACTCTggcctttatgtgtgtgttctccggGGAACCAAGGAGCCCGTGAGGAACTTCACCATCACTGTGGCAG ACTCGTTGGGGTCGGGGGACGACGATGAGGACAACGGGTTGGACGACTCATCGGCTGAGATCGAAAACGACCAGGTCTACTTCTCCGGAG GTCCTTACTGGACCCACACCCAGCGTATGGAGAAGAAGCTGTACGCTGTACCCGCGGGCAACACGGTGAAGCTTCGTTGCCCCGCCATGGGCAGCCCCATGCCGAGCATCCGCTGGCTAAAAAATGGGCGTGAATTTAGAGGAGAGCACCGCATCGGTGGCATCAAG CTGAGGCACCAGCACTGGAGTTTGGTGATGGAGAGCGTCGTGCCTTCAGACAGAGGGAACTACACTTGCCTGGTGGAGAACAAATATGGCTCCATAACTCACAGCTACGTGCTCGATGTCCTGG AGCGTTCCCCACACAGGCCCATCCTGCAGGCCGGTCTACCAgccaacatcacagcagtggtGGGAAGCGATGTCCAGTTCCTCTGTAAGGTCTACAGCGACGCCCAGCCTCACATTCAGTGGCTCAAACACATTGCAGTCAATGGCAGCCTTTACGGTTCTGATGGGGCGCCTTTCGTTCGGGTACTCAAG ACCGGCAGTCTGAACATGTCAGAGGTGGAGGTGCTCTACCTGTCCAAAGTTGCCATGGAGGATGCAGGAGAGTATACCTGTCTGGCTGGCAATTCAATCGGATTTGCTTACCAGTCCGCCTGGCTCACCGTCCTCTCAG AAGAGGAAACCGTGGACTCCATTGAGACCATGGAGACAAAGTACACTGACATCATCATCTACGCCTGTGGTTTCCTGGCACTGATCATGGCCATCGTCATCGTGGTGTTGTGTAGAATGCAGGTCCAACCCAGAAGGGAGCCGTTCGATGCGCTGCCAGTACAAAAGCTCTCCAAGTTTCCTCTTCGCAGACAG TACTCGGTGGAGTCCAACTCATCGGGGAAGTCCAGCGCGTCGCTTATGAGGGTGGCTCGACTCTCGTCCAGCTGCTCTCCTATGCTGGCTGGAGTCATGGAGTTTGAATTGCCCTATGACCCGGACTGGGAGTTCCCCAGAGAAAA TTTAACCTTGGGCAAACCTCTAGGAGAAGGCTGCTTCGGTCAGGTGGTCAGAGCAGATGCCTACGGCATCAATAAGGACTCTCCGGATCCGGCCTCCACTGTGGCGGTCAAGATGCTCAAag ATGACGCCACAGACAAAGATCTGGCAGACCTCATCTCGGAGATGGAGCTCATGAAGGTCATGGACAAACACAAGAACATCATAAACCTGCTTGGGGTTTGCACACAGGATG GGCCTCTGTATGTGCTGGTGGAGTACGCCTCCAAAGGCAGTCTGAGGGAGTACCTGCGGGCCCGGAGACCCCCCGGCACCGACTACACCTTTGATATGACTAAAGTGCCCGAAGAGCAGCTCACCTTCAAAGACCTGCTGTCCTGCGCCTACCAGGTGGCCAGAGGGATGGAGTACCTGGCCTCCAAAAGG tgcaTCCACAGAGATCTGGCAGCCAGAAACGTTCTGGTGACCGAGGACAACGTGATGAAGATCGCCGACTTCGGCCTGGCCAGAGGAGTCCACCAGATCGACTACTACAAGAAAACCACAAAT GGACGGCTGCCGGTGAAGTGGATGGCACCAGAGGCTTTGTTCGACAGGGTCTACACACACCAGAGCGACGT GTGGTCCTTCGGTGTCCTGATGTGGGAGATCTTCACGCTGGGCGGCTCGCCGTACCCCGGTATCCCCGTCGAGGAGCTCTTCAAGCTGCTGAAGGAAGGACACCGCATGGACAAACCCTCCAACTGCACACATGAACT CTACATGATGATGCGTGAGTGCTGGCATGCTGTTCCCACCCAGAGGCCGACCTTcaagcagctggtggaggagctggacaaAGTGCTGCTGTCCATCTCCGACGAG TACTTGGACTTGTCGACGCCCTTCGAGCAGTACTCGCCTTCCTGCGAGGACACGtccagctcctgctcctccgaCAACGACTCTGTCTTTACCCACGATGCATTGTCCACTGACCCCTGTCTCCTGGGCTACAAGGACTAG